CTAACTGAACAATTACCTCTATTTGAAACATTACATATAAAAGACCTAATGACGGCATTGGAAAGTCTGATACACAAATAATAGCAAATCCCCGATGTATGGAATGGACATTCTGACAGGTAAGAATCACTGGAGTTTTCAAATTTGGTTTTAAAGAATGAACGCTATTTTTATGAGTAGAGAGAAAGTGTTTGACCACTATTGGAATGAAAGGTAGGGAAAGTGTATGAATACAACATCCGTTTCACTGCGTTTGCGTGATTTGCTATCACCCACCATAGCTGCTTTTATATCTGTGTTAGTAAACTATGGAGGTACTTTTATCTTGGTGTTTCAGGCTGCCAAGGTTGCTGGCCTGAGTCCTGAAATGACTGCTTCATGGATATGGTCGATTTCCATCGGTGTGGGAGTAACTGGTATTTGGTTAAGTTATCGATACCGCGAACCGATTATTACAGCTTGGTCAACACCAGGTGTGGCATTTCTTGTTTCCGCTTTGGCGGTCACTTCTTATCCTGAAGCAATTGGCGCATATATTATATCTGCTGTAGCATTTGTTGTTTTAGGATTATCTGGAATGTTCGAACGTTTTGTCCAGCTTATTCCACCAGGCATCGCTTCAGGGCTTTTAGCAGGTATTTTATTGCAGTTTGGTATTTCGGCCTTTGGTGGTGCGAAAGTTGACCCTTTACTTGTAATTGTCCTATTTACTGCGTATATCCTATTAAGACGATTTACATCTCGCTATGCAATTGTCGGTATCTTAGTAATTGGATTGATTTATTTGATAAGTATGGGCAAGGTAGATTTCAGCAATGTCGAATTGGCCATTGCTTCTCCAGTATTTGTTGTTCCAGCGTTTTCTCTTCATGCCTTATTAGGCGTTGCTTTGCCGCTTTTTATTATTACCTTGACGGGACAATATATGCCAGGAATGTTAGTGTTGCGAAATGATGGATTTAAAACGAGTGCGAATCCGATTTTAATTGTAACAGGATTGGGTTCGCTCCTAACAGCACCATTTGGATCACATGCGTTTAACATTGCCGCAATTACAGCCGCAAT
This genomic interval from Lysinibacillus sphaericus contains the following:
- a CDS encoding benzoate/H(+) symporter BenE family transporter, with the translated sequence MNTTSVSLRLRDLLSPTIAAFISVLVNYGGTFILVFQAAKVAGLSPEMTASWIWSISIGVGVTGIWLSYRYREPIITAWSTPGVAFLVSALAVTSYPEAIGAYIISAVAFVVLGLSGMFERFVQLIPPGIASGLLAGILLQFGISAFGGAKVDPLLVIVLFTAYILLRRFTSRYAIVGILVIGLIYLISMGKVDFSNVELAIASPVFVVPAFSLHALLGVALPLFIITLTGQYMPGMLVLRNDGFKTSANPILIVTGLGSLLTAPFGSHAFNIAAITAAICTGKDAHEDSTKRYIAGIVCGIFYIIVGIFGVTLAALFLILPATFIATLAGLALLGTIGSSLANALTNPNGREIALITFLATAANVTLLGVGGAFWGLVAGLAAHLLINVPFLKKPQNMNGIPQK